Proteins from a genomic interval of Lactococcus protaetiae:
- a CDS encoding ABC-F family ATP-binding cassette domain-containing protein — protein sequence MILLQGNGIARTFGGDVLFKDINFSLQDKSRMALVGRNGAGKSTLLKIIAGVEEPSAGTISKVRDLSMNYLAQDTGLNSDLTIFDEMLTVFEKLRQMEKQLRQMEMQMGELESNDLAVLMARYDYLSEEFRILNGFTYEAEIKAVLNGFRFDELMWDRKISSLSGGQKTRLALAKMLLEKPQLLILDEPTNHLDIETLAWLENYLKNYDGSLLIVSHDRYFLDKVVNEVLELSRGELTRFVGNYSKYVELREEKLLSEIKNFEKQQKEIAKLEDYVARNLARASTTKMAQSRRKRLEKMERLDSPSGDEKSAHVTFIPEKSSGNVVLTVTNAAIGYPDKVLSKSINLDERKGEAIAIVGPNGIGKTTLIKSIIGQIPFISGEAKLGANVLLGYYDQEQGRLTPSNTVLDELWNEHRLLNEVEIRNMLGNFLFSGEDVKKTVGMLSGGEKARLLLAKLAMNHDNFLILDEPTNHLDIDSREVLENALIDFAGTILFVSHDRYFINRVATKVIELSAKGSMEFLGDYDYYLEKKEEIEFAKEALEGREFVESASQQDFAAQKEAQKNRRKIERDVASAEETLEKIESTIKELLVQMHENPEDFVKLGELQASIDILTEQKNETELVLLEAMELLEELE from the coding sequence ATGATTTTACTACAAGGAAATGGCATCGCTCGTACTTTTGGTGGCGATGTTTTATTTAAAGATATTAATTTTAGTTTGCAAGATAAGTCGCGTATGGCTTTGGTTGGACGAAATGGTGCTGGAAAATCCACCTTATTAAAAATTATTGCTGGAGTTGAGGAGCCAAGTGCAGGAACGATTTCAAAAGTTAGAGATTTGTCAATGAACTATCTTGCACAGGATACGGGGTTAAACTCGGATTTAACGATTTTTGATGAGATGCTAACAGTTTTTGAAAAACTACGTCAGATGGAAAAACAGCTTCGTCAGATGGAAATGCAGATGGGAGAACTAGAGTCTAATGATTTAGCGGTTCTCATGGCACGATATGACTATCTCTCAGAAGAGTTTCGAATCTTAAATGGTTTTACCTATGAGGCAGAGATAAAGGCAGTATTGAATGGTTTTCGCTTTGATGAATTGATGTGGGATAGAAAAATTTCAAGCTTATCTGGGGGACAAAAAACACGACTTGCTTTAGCAAAAATGCTTTTGGAAAAGCCACAGTTGTTAATTTTAGATGAACCAACGAACCATTTGGATATTGAAACGCTGGCTTGGCTGGAAAATTATTTAAAAAATTATGACGGAAGTCTTTTGATTGTTAGTCACGATCGATATTTTTTGGATAAGGTTGTGAATGAGGTTTTAGAACTATCCAGAGGTGAATTGACGCGCTTTGTTGGAAATTATTCAAAATATGTTGAACTTCGTGAAGAAAAGTTACTTTCTGAAATTAAAAATTTTGAAAAACAACAAAAAGAAATTGCGAAATTAGAGGATTATGTAGCACGCAATCTTGCACGTGCTTCAACGACAAAAATGGCGCAATCTCGTCGGAAAAGGTTGGAAAAAATGGAGCGTCTGGACTCTCCTTCTGGAGATGAAAAGTCTGCACATGTTACTTTTATTCCCGAAAAATCTTCAGGTAATGTAGTTCTGACAGTGACAAATGCTGCGATTGGTTATCCTGATAAGGTGCTTTCAAAATCAATTAACCTTGATGAACGTAAAGGAGAAGCGATTGCTATTGTTGGCCCAAATGGGATTGGGAAAACAACACTTATTAAATCCATTATTGGTCAAATTCCTTTTATTTCGGGTGAGGCCAAGCTTGGTGCAAATGTGCTACTGGGTTACTACGATCAAGAGCAAGGACGTTTAACTCCATCTAATACTGTGCTTGACGAGTTATGGAATGAGCATCGGCTTCTTAATGAGGTCGAGATTCGCAATATGTTAGGAAATTTTTTATTCTCTGGTGAAGATGTGAAAAAGACGGTAGGAATGTTGTCCGGAGGTGAAAAAGCACGTTTATTATTAGCTAAATTGGCGATGAACCATGATAATTTTTTGATTTTGGATGAACCAACGAACCACTTGGATATTGATTCACGTGAGGTGCTTGAAAATGCTTTGATTGACTTTGCAGGAACGATTTTATTTGTCTCGCATGACCGTTATTTTATTAATCGCGTGGCAACAAAAGTGATTGAACTCTCAGCCAAGGGCAGTATGGAGTTTCTGGGCGACTATGATTATTACTTGGAAAAGAAAGAAGAAATTGAGTTTGCAAAGGAAGCGCTAGAAGGGCGAGAGTTTGTTGAATCAGCGAGTCAACAAGACTTTGCAGCACAAAAAGAAGCGCAAAAAAACCGACGCAAAATTGAGCGTGATGTTGCAAGTGCGGAAGAAACTTTGGAAAAAATAGAGTCTACAATAAAAGAGTTACTGGTGCAGATGCATGAAAATCCGGAAGATTTTGTAAAGCTTGGAGAACTTCAGGCGAGTATTGATATATTGACTGAGCAAAAAAATGAAACTGAGCTTGTACTTCTTGAAGCGATGGAACTACTAGAAGAGTTAGAGTAA
- the pyrE gene encoding orotate phosphoribosyltransferase, giving the protein MSLSKNIAADLLKIKAVSLSPSQPFTWASGIQSPIYTDNRVTLAYPEVRTQIEKGFADLIKSEFPEVEVIAGTATAGIPHGAIIADYLKLPFAYIRSKPKDHGAGHQVEGRVAKGQKMVVVEDLISTGGSVLEAVVAAEREGADVLGVVAIFTYELEKASIKFAEAGVKLATLTNYSELIEIAQETGYVTSQELALLKKFKENQETWLDVSK; this is encoded by the coding sequence ATGTCATTGTCAAAGAATATTGCAGCTGATTTATTAAAAATCAAGGCCGTTAGTTTGTCACCAAGCCAACCTTTTACTTGGGCTTCTGGTATTCAATCGCCAATTTATACGGACAATCGTGTCACACTTGCTTATCCAGAGGTACGGACGCAGATTGAAAAAGGCTTTGCGGATTTGATAAAATCGGAATTTCCAGAAGTTGAAGTCATTGCAGGTACAGCGACAGCTGGCATTCCGCATGGGGCAATTATTGCGGATTATTTGAAACTTCCTTTTGCTTATATCCGAAGCAAACCTAAAGACCACGGCGCAGGTCATCAAGTTGAAGGACGTGTGGCTAAAGGGCAAAAAATGGTTGTTGTTGAAGATTTGATTTCTACTGGTGGCTCAGTCTTAGAAGCAGTTGTTGCGGCTGAACGAGAAGGAGCAGATGTTCTCGGAGTAGTTGCAATTTTTACCTATGAATTGGAAAAAGCAAGCATAAAATTTGCCGAAGCTGGTGTTAAATTAGCAACACTTACCAACTACTCTGAACTGATTGAAATTGCTCAAGAGACGGGCTATGTTACTTCTCAGGAACTTGCCTTGCTCAAAAAGTTTAAAGAAAACCAAGAAACTTGGTTGGATGTGAGCAAATAA
- a CDS encoding dihydroorotase, translating into MYLLVKNGRVIDPKTGLDCVCDVLIQDEKIVKIGKSLSVEGIKIDEIIDATGLVVSPGLIDIHVHFREPGQTHKETIHTGAKSAAAGGFTTVVMMANTKPVLSTAEILRETLEIAAQEPIHIKALGSITQDFDGQQLTDFDQLLSVGAVGFSDDGIPLTNAGILRLALTKVLETDSLISIHEEDPNLIGTLGVNDGAVAHQCGFTGAPAVSEYSMVARDVMIAYDTNGRLHVQHLSTAESVEVVRFAKMLGARVTAEVTPQHFSITEQAVLEQGTNAKLNPPLRRDKDIAKIIEGLQDGTIDVIATDHAPHTHEEKNVELAKAPSGMIGLETSLQLGLTHLVASGHLSLSDLLAKMTINPAQLYHFDAGYLAENGPADLTIFDAHHDFTVPEHFDSKATNSPFSNQKVKGQVKFTICSGKVVYQQH; encoded by the coding sequence ATGTATTTGTTGGTTAAAAATGGGCGTGTCATTGACCCAAAAACTGGACTGGATTGTGTTTGTGATGTTTTAATTCAGGATGAAAAAATTGTCAAAATCGGGAAAAGTCTGTCAGTTGAAGGGATTAAAATTGATGAGATTATTGATGCAACAGGATTGGTTGTGTCGCCGGGGCTGATTGATATTCATGTTCATTTTAGAGAACCTGGACAAACGCATAAGGAAACGATTCATACAGGTGCCAAATCCGCTGCGGCTGGAGGTTTTACCACAGTTGTCATGATGGCAAACACAAAACCTGTGCTTTCAACGGCTGAAATTCTCCGTGAAACATTAGAAATTGCTGCTCAAGAACCCATTCATATCAAAGCGCTTGGATCGATTACACAGGATTTTGACGGTCAGCAGCTGACAGACTTTGACCAACTTCTGTCAGTAGGTGCTGTTGGTTTTTCGGATGACGGTATTCCTTTGACAAACGCTGGTATATTGCGATTAGCACTGACAAAAGTTTTGGAAACTGACAGTTTAATTTCCATTCATGAAGAAGATCCAAATCTTATCGGAACTTTGGGAGTAAACGATGGTGCAGTCGCTCATCAATGCGGTTTTACGGGTGCACCTGCAGTTTCTGAATACAGTATGGTGGCGCGTGATGTCATGATTGCTTATGATACTAATGGTCGCCTCCACGTTCAACATTTATCAACAGCCGAATCTGTCGAAGTTGTTCGTTTTGCTAAAATGTTGGGGGCGAGAGTGACTGCAGAAGTGACACCACAGCATTTCTCAATCACAGAGCAGGCGGTACTAGAGCAAGGAACAAATGCTAAGCTCAATCCACCTCTGCGTCGGGACAAAGATATTGCAAAAATCATTGAAGGCTTGCAAGATGGTACTATTGATGTCATTGCAACCGATCATGCGCCACACACTCATGAGGAAAAAAACGTCGAACTAGCAAAAGCACCGAGTGGAATGATTGGTTTAGAAACATCATTACAGCTTGGTTTGACTCATCTAGTAGCATCTGGTCATCTTAGCTTATCTGATTTACTTGCAAAAATGACAATCAATCCAGCGCAACTCTATCATTTTGATGCAGGTTATCTAGCAGAAAATGGTCCAGCTGACCTAACAATTTTTGACGCTCATCATGACTTTACAGTGCCAGAACACTTTGATTCTAAAGCGACAAACTCACCTTTCAGCAATCAAAAAGTTAAAGGGCAAGTAAAATTTACGATTTGCTCAGGAAAAGTTGTCTATCAACAACACTAA
- a CDS encoding DnaD domain-containing protein: MNYYEEYSKGHLVLPSALLTHFNKLFPSSSDFLVWLYFFENSDVAPSEIASKIGSTPAEINRAIDRLAKFGAMKVTLIEIDGEMETFFDVSPAFKHLDELLNSDSGSGTNINEENEGTLKELVSLFEAEMGVISPVQMEELRAWLFEDDYEFALIKQALREAVLNRKVSLNYIKAILRNWKNEGIHSIQAVENRQIERQESRKTIPQKDFYIPMDGPWNN; the protein is encoded by the coding sequence ATGAATTATTATGAAGAATATAGCAAAGGACACTTGGTTTTGCCGAGCGCACTCTTGACACATTTCAATAAGCTTTTTCCTTCCAGTTCTGATTTTTTGGTTTGGCTTTATTTTTTTGAAAATAGTGATGTTGCTCCAAGCGAAATTGCTTCAAAAATTGGGAGTACACCTGCAGAAATTAATCGCGCGATTGACCGTTTGGCAAAATTTGGAGCTATGAAAGTAACTTTGATAGAGATTGATGGTGAGATGGAGACATTTTTTGATGTCAGCCCAGCCTTTAAACATTTGGATGAACTCCTTAACTCAGACAGTGGTAGCGGTACAAATATTAATGAAGAAAATGAAGGAACACTCAAAGAGCTGGTCAGTCTATTTGAAGCTGAAATGGGAGTTATTTCTCCAGTCCAGATGGAAGAATTACGAGCGTGGCTATTTGAGGATGATTATGAATTTGCTTTGATTAAACAAGCACTTCGTGAAGCAGTCTTAAATCGTAAAGTTTCGTTGAACTACATTAAAGCGATTCTTCGAAATTGGAAAAATGAGGGAATTCACTCTATTCAAGCAGTAGAAAATCGCCAGATTGAACGTCAAGAATCTAGAAAAACGATACCACAAAAGGATTTTTATATTCCAATGGATGGTCCTTGGAATAATTAA
- the nth gene encoding endonuclease III, protein MLSKKKYLEALEIIENMFPDAHGELVWETPFQLLIATILSAQATDKGVNKATPALFTAYPDAQSMAQADISDIESHIRTIGLYKTKAKNILKTAQMLTEEFGDLLPNLPKDKKILQTLPGVGRKTANVVLAEAYGVPGIAVDTHVERVSKRLDIVPQKATVVEVEEKLMKFIPEEKWVQAHHHLIFFGRYHCTAKKPKCSECPVLEYCKFGKKYLENE, encoded by the coding sequence ATGTTAAGTAAGAAAAAATATTTAGAAGCTTTAGAAATCATTGAAAATATGTTTCCAGATGCACATGGAGAGTTAGTTTGGGAAACCCCTTTTCAATTACTTATTGCAACAATCCTGTCTGCCCAAGCAACAGATAAAGGAGTGAATAAGGCCACTCCTGCACTTTTTACAGCTTATCCAGATGCTCAATCAATGGCACAAGCGGATATTTCTGATATTGAGTCCCATATCAGAACCATTGGGCTTTATAAAACAAAGGCTAAAAATATCTTAAAAACTGCCCAGATGTTGACAGAAGAGTTTGGTGATTTATTACCAAATCTTCCAAAAGATAAAAAAATTCTGCAAACTTTACCAGGTGTTGGGCGCAAGACTGCTAATGTTGTTCTTGCAGAAGCTTATGGTGTGCCTGGGATTGCGGTTGATACTCATGTTGAGCGTGTGTCTAAAAGATTAGATATTGTTCCCCAAAAAGCGACAGTAGTAGAAGTTGAAGAAAAGTTAATGAAGTTTATCCCAGAAGAGAAATGGGTTCAAGCACATCATCATCTTATATTTTTTGGTCGCTATCACTGCACAGCTAAAAAACCGAAGTGTTCAGAATGTCCAGTGTTAGAATATTGTAAGTTTGGAAAGAAGTATTTAGAGAATGAATGA
- a CDS encoding tRNA (adenine(22)-N(1))-methyltransferase codes for MNEIRLSQRLQSVADFVSKGARVADIGSDHAYLPAYLVQEGTIDFAVAGEVVEGPFNIAKNHINDINLHNKIDVRLANGLAAIEKDDQIDNIVIAGMGGILISEILDADIKKLKQVKRLILQPNNHEDTLRQWLDNQGFRIVDEKILLEAGKFYEIIVAEPTDCFTENSVSTDRKLSVKELIFGPKLLLDKSDIFCKKWEKERDTLNKILKRLPEEQVAKRVELQAKKQKIEEILK; via the coding sequence ATGAATGAAATCAGATTATCACAGCGACTTCAATCAGTCGCTGATTTTGTATCAAAAGGGGCGAGAGTTGCAGATATTGGTTCTGACCACGCTTATCTACCTGCTTATTTGGTACAAGAGGGAACAATTGATTTTGCAGTCGCCGGAGAAGTTGTTGAAGGACCTTTCAACATCGCCAAGAATCATATTAATGATATAAATTTACATAATAAAATAGATGTAAGATTAGCAAATGGACTTGCTGCAATAGAAAAAGATGACCAAATTGATAACATTGTCATCGCAGGGATGGGGGGGATTTTAATTTCTGAAATTTTGGATGCTGATATAAAAAAATTAAAACAAGTAAAACGATTAATTTTACAGCCCAATAATCATGAAGATACCTTGCGCCAATGGCTTGATAATCAGGGTTTTAGGATAGTTGATGAAAAGATTTTGCTAGAAGCGGGTAAATTTTATGAGATTATTGTAGCAGAACCTACTGATTGTTTTACTGAAAATTCTGTCAGTACTGACAGAAAACTGTCAGTAAAGGAATTGATTTTTGGTCCTAAATTACTACTTGATAAATCAGATATTTTTTGTAAAAAATGGGAAAAAGAACGAGATACTTTAAACAAAATACTAAAAAGATTACCTGAAGAACAAGTTGCAAAACGTGTCGAGCTCCAAGCCAAAAAACAAAAAATTGAGGAGATACTCAAATGA
- a CDS encoding Nif3-like dinuclear metal center hexameric protein encodes MKLVDFIAKYELFCPKELAVEGDPVGLQVGNPDKEIKKVLVTLDIREQTVQEAIDLGVDVIFAKHPLIFRPLEALTTLDEQQKLVLDLASSGIAVYTSHTNIDVVEGGLNDYFCELLGMTDIEVLDDEEGVGRIGNLPLTTLSALTEKVKTVFNLERLRIVTYHHEMLEKITRLALCGGSGGKFWPIAKEKGADVYLTGDIYYHAGHDMLSRGLLGIDPGHYIEKAFIPLVAEKMRSFETDVEIIESKVNTNPFYDI; translated from the coding sequence ATGAAATTAGTAGATTTTATAGCAAAATATGAGTTGTTTTGCCCGAAAGAACTTGCAGTGGAGGGTGACCCCGTAGGGTTACAAGTGGGCAATCCTGATAAAGAGATCAAAAAAGTTCTTGTAACATTAGATATTAGAGAGCAAACTGTTCAAGAAGCGATTGATTTAGGAGTCGATGTGATTTTTGCGAAGCATCCATTGATTTTTAGACCTTTGGAAGCTTTGACTACGCTTGATGAACAGCAAAAACTTGTTTTAGATTTGGCAAGTTCAGGGATTGCAGTCTATACAAGTCACACTAATATTGATGTTGTTGAAGGTGGATTGAACGATTATTTTTGTGAACTTTTAGGGATGACAGATATTGAAGTTCTAGATGATGAGGAAGGCGTTGGACGCATTGGAAATCTTCCGTTGACAACTCTATCAGCGCTGACAGAAAAAGTAAAAACAGTCTTCAATCTTGAACGGCTGAGGATAGTAACTTATCATCATGAGATGCTGGAAAAAATTACTCGCCTTGCGCTATGTGGAGGCTCTGGCGGTAAATTTTGGCCAATTGCAAAAGAAAAGGGAGCTGATGTGTATTTGACAGGGGATATTTATTACCATGCGGGTCATGACATGCTTTCTAGAGGACTTCTAGGTATCGATCCTGGTCATTATATTGAAAAAGCTTTTATTCCATTAGTTGCGGAAAAAATGCGTAGTTTTGAGACAGATGTTGAAATAATTGAAAGCAAAGTGAACACCAATCCCTTTTATGATATATAA
- a CDS encoding iron-sulfur cluster biosynthesis family protein — protein sequence MKITFDEKTADKIRALGDVELVFDFDHTLSEKNTEVDACAGGISRYRIVAVEKGKVPKEFDAHIDSEFGPIYYKGYGSYFFHDNMTTSINTSYNLIELKSPAELLSPNLLIVDFRGKTSVTY from the coding sequence ATGAAAATTACATTTGATGAAAAAACAGCTGATAAAATTAGAGCACTTGGAGATGTTGAACTTGTTTTTGATTTCGACCATACTTTGAGTGAAAAAAATACGGAAGTTGATGCTTGTGCTGGCGGTATTTCACGCTATCGCATTGTTGCCGTCGAAAAAGGAAAGGTCCCTAAAGAATTTGATGCACACATCGATTCAGAGTTTGGTCCTATCTACTACAAAGGATATGGTTCTTACTTCTTCCATGATAATATGACAACGAGTATCAACACTTCTTATAATCTTATTGAGCTTAAAAGCCCTGCAGAATTACTTAGTCCCAATCTTTTGATTGTTGATTTTCGTGGTAAAACAAGTGTTACTTATTAA
- the yidA gene encoding sugar-phosphatase, translating to MIKLVAIDLDGTLLNPNRQITDKVKLAVAKAKEVGVKIVITTGRPLPGVTDILKTLDLTEQSDYVITYNGALVQRATGEEFIKETLSAEDWLDLDAAARKIGLPIHAITRKGIYTPNRDLGKYTVHEAQMVNMPLYFRQPEEIAALEIAKVMMVDEPEALDDGIAYLPFEFFERYNMVKSTPYYLEFMNKKASKGSAVKHLAEKLYLDLDEIMAIGDEENDRSMLEVAGHPVVMENGKAELKKIAKHITKSNEESGVAHAINEWVLKDYN from the coding sequence ATGATTAAACTTGTAGCAATTGACCTTGACGGAACTCTCCTTAATCCTAATCGGCAAATTACTGATAAAGTGAAATTAGCTGTTGCTAAAGCAAAAGAAGTCGGTGTCAAAATTGTTATTACAACTGGGCGTCCTTTACCTGGTGTTACTGATATTCTCAAAACTTTAGATTTGACTGAACAAAGTGACTATGTTATCACATACAATGGTGCTCTAGTGCAGAGAGCAACTGGTGAGGAATTTATCAAAGAAACATTGTCTGCTGAGGATTGGCTTGACCTTGATGCTGCTGCTAGAAAAATTGGATTACCAATTCATGCTATCACCCGAAAAGGAATCTATACACCTAATCGAGACCTTGGAAAGTACACTGTTCATGAAGCTCAAATGGTTAATATGCCTCTTTATTTCCGTCAACCAGAAGAAATTGCGGCACTAGAAATCGCAAAAGTTATGATGGTTGATGAACCAGAAGCTCTGGACGACGGTATCGCCTACCTCCCATTTGAATTCTTTGAACGTTACAATATGGTAAAATCAACGCCTTATTATCTTGAATTTATGAATAAAAAAGCAAGCAAAGGATCTGCTGTGAAACATTTAGCTGAGAAACTTTATCTTGATTTGGATGAAATTATGGCAATTGGTGATGAGGAAAATGACCGTTCTATGCTTGAAGTTGCTGGACATCCAGTGGTCATGGAAAATGGTAAAGCTGAACTCAAAAAAATTGCAAAACATATTACTAAGTCAAATGAAGAATCTGGGGTAGCTCACGCTATCAATGAATGGGTGCTTAAAGATTATAACTAA
- a CDS encoding HD domain-containing protein, with protein MEKVFRDPVHNYINVNSSIISALIDTAEFQRLRRIKQLGTSSFTFHGAEHTRFSHCLGVYHIAKKITDYFSMNFPLEWNPDENLLTQCAALLHDVGHGAYSHTFEGLFGTDHEAVTREIITSEETEVNAILRQVSPDFPEKVASVISHEYANPQVVQLISSQIDADRMDYLLRDAYYTGAVYGQFDLTRILRVMVPTENGIAFKYSGMHAVEDYIVSRYQMYMQVYFHAASRSMEVLLQKMLARAKFLYAQCPDYFATSSPCLVPFFEKNHNLKNYLRLDDGVMNTYFQTWMEHDDKILSDLATAYINRHLLKSIKFDRNSIKENELDVLSQLVSEAGFDPVYYTGIHSNYDLPYDFYRPSSSKPRTQIEILQKDGELTELSMLSPLIQSLTGTIHGNSRFYFPKVMLENPEFTKYIKNDTFISTDGVISTILD; from the coding sequence TTGGAAAAGGTTTTTCGTGACCCTGTACATAATTATATTAATGTAAATAGTTCGATTATTTCTGCTTTAATTGATACTGCAGAATTTCAACGGTTACGTCGAATTAAACAACTTGGTACATCGAGTTTTACATTTCATGGTGCTGAACATACTCGTTTTTCCCATTGTTTAGGCGTTTACCACATTGCTAAAAAAATCACTGATTATTTCAGTATGAATTTTCCTCTTGAATGGAATCCTGATGAAAATTTATTGACTCAGTGTGCTGCACTTTTACATGATGTGGGTCATGGCGCATATTCTCATACTTTTGAGGGTTTGTTTGGAACTGACCATGAAGCTGTGACACGTGAGATTATTACTTCTGAAGAAACAGAAGTCAATGCTATCTTACGACAAGTTTCACCCGATTTTCCTGAAAAAGTAGCTTCTGTAATCTCTCACGAATACGCTAATCCTCAAGTTGTTCAACTTATTTCCAGTCAGATTGATGCTGACCGAATGGATTATCTTTTGCGTGATGCTTATTATACTGGTGCGGTTTATGGACAATTTGACTTAACCCGTATTCTACGAGTTATGGTACCTACCGAAAACGGCATTGCTTTTAAGTATTCTGGAATGCACGCTGTAGAGGACTACATTGTCAGTCGCTATCAAATGTATATGCAAGTTTATTTTCACGCTGCTTCGCGCTCAATGGAGGTTTTACTCCAAAAAATGTTAGCACGAGCAAAATTTTTGTATGCGCAATGTCCCGACTATTTTGCAACAAGTAGTCCTTGTCTTGTTCCCTTCTTTGAAAAAAATCATAATCTGAAAAATTATCTTCGCCTTGATGATGGTGTGATGAATACTTATTTCCAAACTTGGATGGAGCACGATGATAAGATTTTATCAGATTTGGCAACAGCTTACATCAATCGTCATCTACTGAAATCTATCAAATTTGATCGCAACTCTATTAAAGAAAATGAGCTTGATGTTCTAAGTCAACTTGTCAGTGAAGCAGGTTTTGATCCAGTTTACTATACAGGTATCCATAGTAATTATGACTTACCTTATGATTTTTATCGTCCAAGTTCAAGCAAACCTCGTACACAAATTGAGATTTTGCAAAAAGATGGAGAATTAACGGAACTTTCCATGCTTTCTCCACTAATCCAAAGCTTAACTGGAACAATTCATGGAAATAGTCGCTTCTACTTCCCGAAAGTTATGCTGGAAAATCCCGAATTCACAAAATATATCAAAAATGATACTTTTATTAGTACTGATGGTGTGATTAGTACCATTTTAGATTAA
- a CDS encoding DUF1934 domain-containing protein: MKITIRSQIKIDKHEEIIKETYDGELKRIAGKTVLIYKNEAEEKVLLKFDEQELTMTRFTDKPVTMRFHEEFRSEMTYEGLGNLSVLTEKLSVNIQEKLVKINYQLAQNDLKIGDYRLHITWLDEEEQAKKGVK; the protein is encoded by the coding sequence ATGAAAATCACAATAAGAAGTCAGATAAAAATTGATAAACACGAAGAAATAATCAAAGAAACTTATGATGGCGAACTAAAAAGAATTGCAGGAAAAACAGTATTAATTTACAAGAATGAAGCAGAAGAAAAGGTACTTCTCAAATTTGATGAACAAGAACTTACAATGACAAGATTTACTGACAAGCCTGTAACCATGCGCTTTCATGAAGAATTTCGTAGTGAAATGACTTACGAAGGCTTGGGAAATCTGTCAGTACTGACAGAAAAATTGTCAGTAAATATTCAAGAAAAATTAGTAAAAATCAACTATCAACTTGCACAAAATGACTTGAAAATCGGAGATTATAGACTTCACATCACCTGGTTAGATGAAGAAGAACAAGCGAAAAAAGGAGTAAAATAA